A region of Neotabrizicola shimadae DNA encodes the following proteins:
- a CDS encoding H-NS histone family protein: MADFNLEAMSLRELRPLQKDLATAISTYEDRHEAETRAKLKAIAKEMGYSLAELIGVEVTTTRAPAVAKYRHPGNAAVTWSGRGRKPQWFVAALAAGKSAADLAV; the protein is encoded by the coding sequence ATGGCTGATTTCAATCTCGAGGCGATGTCGCTCAGGGAACTACGGCCATTGCAGAAGGACCTCGCCACGGCGATTTCCACCTATGAGGACCGGCACGAGGCCGAAACCCGCGCCAAGCTGAAAGCCATCGCCAAGGAGATGGGCTACTCCCTCGCCGAACTGATCGGTGTCGAGGTGACGACCACCCGTGCGCCAGCCGTGGCGAAATACCGACACCCGGGGAACGCGGCTGTCACCTGGTCGGGCCGTGGCCGGAAACCGCAGTGGTTCGTGGCAGCGCTGGCCGCTGGCAAGTCCGCCGCCGATC
- a CDS encoding single-stranded DNA-binding protein, with protein sequence MQNIVILAGNIGQNPEVRSTQSGTKITNFTLATSRPRLSEGRVMRDENGYRVMDTEWHRITCFNGLGKTVAEHCEKGMKVLVHGRIHYTKWTDATGTDRYGCEIIAEKVDFLSRPKSAENENPELVDRDDEIPF encoded by the coding sequence ATGCAGAACATCGTCATCCTCGCCGGCAACATCGGTCAGAACCCCGAAGTGCGCTCGACCCAAAGCGGTACCAAGATCACCAACTTCACCTTGGCCACCTCGCGGCCGCGCCTCTCGGAAGGTCGCGTGATGCGCGACGAGAACGGCTACCGGGTCATGGACACCGAATGGCACCGCATCACCTGCTTCAACGGTCTCGGCAAGACCGTCGCAGAGCACTGCGAAAAGGGCATGAAGGTCCTCGTCCACGGACGCATCCACTACACGAAGTGGACCGACGCAACCGGCACGGACCGCTACGGCTGCGAGATCATCGCCGAGAAGGTCGACTTCCTGAGCCGTCCAAAGTCGGCCGAGAATGAAAACCCCGAGCTGGTCGACCGCGACGACGAGATCCCGTTCTGA
- a CDS encoding Chromate resistance protein ChrB, producing the protein MTAITWLLLTYKVPPEPSAKRIAIWRKLKGMGAVYLQNGVCVLPRTDDHIRRLKMVENDIDEAKGESVILQTVALDPGQEAKVVGRFKAERDEAYAEFIDKCDDFEREVAKEITAGHYSYAELEENDVDLKKLQGWLEKIGKLDFYGAARAEEARTRLNGCEAVLDDYAKRVFDAKGENG; encoded by the coding sequence ATGACCGCAATCACGTGGCTCCTTCTGACCTACAAGGTCCCTCCAGAACCCTCGGCCAAACGCATCGCCATCTGGCGCAAGCTGAAGGGGATGGGTGCCGTTTATCTTCAGAATGGCGTCTGTGTGCTGCCCCGCACGGATGACCACATTCGCCGCCTGAAGATGGTCGAGAACGACATCGACGAGGCCAAGGGTGAGAGCGTGATCCTGCAGACCGTCGCGCTGGACCCGGGCCAGGAGGCGAAGGTCGTGGGCCGCTTCAAGGCGGAACGGGACGAGGCCTATGCCGAGTTCATCGACAAATGCGACGACTTCGAACGCGAGGTCGCGAAGGAAATCACCGCCGGCCACTACAGCTATGCCGAGCTGGAAGAGAACGACGTCGATCTGAAGAAGCTGCAGGGCTGGCTTGAAAAGATCGGCAAGCTCGATTTCTACGGTGCGGCGCGTGCCGAGGAGGCACGGACGCGGCTGAACGGCTGCGAGGCCGTGCTGGATGACTACGCCAAGCGCGTCTTTGACGCGAAGGGCGAGAACGGCTGA
- a CDS encoding DUF1127 domain-containing protein, protein MKQTRSLNAFFPHFPPLAQSAAPSPLLAWADRQRQSAALARLEDRMLDDIGVTRAEALAECQRHD, encoded by the coding sequence ATGAAACAGACCAGATCTCTGAATGCCTTCTTTCCGCATTTCCCGCCGTTGGCGCAAAGCGCGGCGCCTTCGCCCCTCCTGGCCTGGGCAGACAGGCAGCGGCAGAGCGCGGCGTTGGCGCGGCTCGAGGACCGGATGCTGGACGATATCGGTGTGACGCGGGCCGAAGCTTTGGCCGAGTGCCAGCGCCACGACTGA
- a CDS encoding MFS transporter: protein MAETTVDKAASPWRGLPAGIWALGFVSMLMDVSSEMIHALLPVYLTVGLGATALTVGVIEGIAEATAAITKVFSGALSDRIGRRKELAAIGYGLAALTKPVFPLAPSIGWLVTARFIDRVGKGIRGAPRDALVADLAPEGRRGAAFGLRQSLDTVGAFLGPLLAIVLMWAFANDFQSVFWVAVIPAFMALGLILFAVKEPARTAGLRKVRNPLSRAELRMLGGMYWAVVAVATVFTLARFSEAFLILRAEEVGLSLMLVPLVLVGMNAVYALSAWPAGVLSDRMSRPTMLMAGLGLLIAADLVLALAPGFVGLGLGIALWGLHMGVTQGLLSALVAEAVPAELRGTAYGMFNLITGGALLLASVIAGGLWQGFGSEATFLAGAAFAVIAALGLIPLRHKLA, encoded by the coding sequence ATGGCAGAAACGACGGTGGACAAGGCCGCCTCCCCCTGGCGGGGATTGCCCGCAGGAATCTGGGCGCTCGGTTTCGTGTCGATGTTGATGGATGTCTCGTCCGAGATGATCCATGCGCTGCTGCCGGTTTATCTGACCGTTGGCCTTGGGGCGACGGCGCTGACTGTGGGAGTGATTGAAGGCATTGCCGAGGCGACGGCCGCAATCACCAAGGTGTTCTCCGGTGCGCTGTCAGACCGGATTGGGCGGCGCAAGGAACTGGCAGCCATTGGCTACGGCCTCGCCGCGTTGACGAAGCCCGTGTTTCCGCTCGCGCCGTCGATCGGCTGGCTGGTCACGGCCCGTTTCATCGACCGGGTCGGCAAGGGCATCCGCGGCGCGCCGCGCGATGCGCTGGTCGCCGACCTTGCCCCGGAAGGACGGCGCGGCGCAGCTTTCGGCCTGCGCCAGTCGCTGGATACGGTCGGTGCCTTCCTTGGCCCTCTTCTGGCGATCGTGCTGATGTGGGCTTTTGCCAATGACTTCCAGTCGGTCTTTTGGGTCGCCGTCATCCCGGCCTTCATGGCGCTTGGCCTGATCCTTTTTGCCGTGAAGGAACCCGCCCGCACGGCAGGGCTGCGCAAGGTCCGCAACCCGCTGTCGCGGGCTGAGTTGCGGATGCTGGGCGGCATGTACTGGGCCGTTGTCGCGGTTGCGACCGTGTTCACTCTTGCGCGGTTCTCCGAGGCCTTCCTGATCCTGCGGGCCGAGGAGGTGGGTCTGTCTCTCATGCTGGTGCCGCTGGTTCTGGTGGGGATGAATGCGGTCTACGCGCTGTCGGCCTGGCCTGCGGGCGTCTTGTCGGATCGAATGAGCCGACCCACGATGCTGATGGCCGGGCTTGGCCTGCTGATCGCTGCCGATCTGGTGCTGGCGCTGGCGCCCGGGTTTGTCGGCCTCGGTCTGGGCATCGCGCTCTGGGGGCTGCACATGGGCGTCACGCAGGGCCTTCTTTCCGCGCTGGTTGCCGAAGCGGTTCCGGCCGAGTTGCGCGGTACGGCATATGGCATGTTCAACCTGATCACGGGTGGCGCGCTGCTTCTGGCCAGTGTGATCGCAGGCGGGCTCTGGCAGGGCTTCGGATCAGAGGCCACCTTCCTTGCCGGAGCGGCTTTTGCCGTCATCGCGGCGCTTGGTCTGATCCCGCTACGGCATAAGCTGGCGTGA
- a CDS encoding YnfA family protein, with protein sequence MQNIIVFFAAAFFEIAGCFAVWGWWRLDKSALWLIPAALCLGLFAWLLTLVEVEHAGRAYAIYGGIYIVASLAWLWVVEGARPDRWDMIGSLVCLIGAAIILYAPRDV encoded by the coding sequence ATGCAGAACATCATCGTCTTCTTCGCTGCCGCCTTTTTCGAGATCGCCGGATGCTTTGCCGTCTGGGGCTGGTGGCGGCTGGACAAAAGCGCGCTCTGGCTTATCCCCGCTGCACTGTGCCTTGGGTTGTTCGCCTGGCTGCTGACGCTGGTCGAGGTGGAACATGCGGGCCGGGCCTATGCCATTTACGGCGGCATCTACATCGTGGCGTCGCTCGCCTGGCTTTGGGTCGTCGAAGGCGCGCGGCCTGACAGATGGGACATGATCGGATCGCTGGTCTGTCTGATCGGGGCGGCGATCATCCTTTACGCACCGCGCGACGTCTGA
- a CDS encoding sulfite exporter TauE/SafE family protein: protein MANKDQRRNPTAAFGVGAIVGMLGGLIGLGGAEFRLPLLIGMFRFAALEAVILNKATSLVVVATALPFRSSTIPFSEIAAHWPIIANLLVGSLLGAWLGAGWATRLSSAVLYKVLAVLLVLIAGVLLVGHDVATSGAMLTGTAQMLAGVLAGFGIGVVASLMGVAGGELLIPTLVLLFGADIKLAGSLSLAVSLPTMLVGFARYSRDQSFTVLARNGRFVLVMAAGSILGAFIGGQLLGIVPNEILLPSLAAILLVSAVKVWRHK, encoded by the coding sequence ATGGCGAACAAAGATCAAAGACGCAACCCGACTGCCGCCTTCGGCGTGGGTGCCATCGTGGGCATGCTCGGCGGGCTGATTGGCCTGGGAGGAGCCGAATTCCGCCTGCCACTCCTGATCGGGATGTTTCGCTTTGCCGCACTTGAGGCGGTGATCCTGAACAAAGCCACGAGCCTCGTCGTGGTCGCCACAGCTTTGCCGTTTCGCTCGAGCACTATTCCTTTTTCCGAGATCGCGGCACACTGGCCAATCATAGCCAACCTGCTTGTCGGAAGCCTCTTGGGCGCCTGGTTGGGTGCGGGCTGGGCCACGCGGCTCTCCTCGGCAGTGCTTTACAAGGTTTTGGCCGTTCTCCTTGTGCTGATCGCCGGTGTGCTGCTGGTGGGGCATGACGTTGCAACCTCGGGGGCGATGCTGACAGGTACTGCGCAGATGCTGGCTGGGGTTCTTGCGGGCTTCGGCATTGGCGTTGTCGCCTCGCTGATGGGCGTTGCGGGCGGCGAATTGCTGATCCCGACGCTGGTCCTGCTGTTCGGCGCCGACATCAAGCTGGCCGGGTCGCTGTCGTTGGCGGTCAGCCTCCCCACAATGCTGGTGGGTTTTGCCCGCTACAGCCGCGACCAGAGCTTCACGGTTCTTGCGCGAAATGGCCGGTTCGTGCTGGTCATGGCGGCGGGCTCGATCCTTGGCGCCTTCATCGGGGGCCAGCTTTTGGGCATCGTACCAAATGAAATCTTGCTGCCCTCTCTGGCGGCGATCCTGCTCGTCTCGGCCGTGAAGGTTTGGCGGCACAAGTAA
- the corA gene encoding magnesium/cobalt transporter CorA, whose translation MIRAYELLGEKLKPVSARAETVVWWDLFNPDREEETELEQQLKLELPTRDEMQEIEISSRLYSEDGGHFMTALIPSHTDADDAVIQPITFILSDHRLVTIRYTEPRAFTTFPQRAEKTSLGLTSGETILLGLLEAVVDRLADILERAGREIDAISRSVFGQKGREARKDANYKATLEELGRKGDLTSNIRDSLATLERVLAFLGPKLTQTSKEVRDQLKALVSDVRSLTDHLGFMAQKITFLLDATLGLINIEQNAIIKIFSVAAVVFLPPTLVASLYGMNFEFMPELKWTLGYPFAIGLMILSAVLPYFYFKRRGWL comes from the coding sequence ATGATCCGTGCATATGAACTGTTGGGTGAAAAACTGAAACCTGTCTCTGCCCGCGCGGAGACGGTTGTCTGGTGGGATCTGTTCAATCCGGACAGGGAGGAGGAGACCGAGTTGGAACAACAACTCAAGCTGGAACTTCCGACGCGCGACGAGATGCAGGAGATCGAGATATCCTCGAGGCTCTACTCCGAGGATGGCGGGCATTTCATGACAGCCCTGATCCCGTCTCACACCGATGCCGATGACGCCGTCATCCAGCCGATCACGTTCATCCTGTCCGATCATCGCCTGGTTACAATCCGCTATACCGAACCCCGCGCGTTCACGACGTTCCCACAGCGCGCAGAAAAGACGTCTCTTGGCCTCACGAGTGGCGAGACCATTCTGCTTGGATTGCTGGAGGCCGTGGTGGACCGTCTTGCCGACATTCTCGAACGGGCCGGGCGGGAAATCGATGCCATCTCACGAAGCGTCTTTGGCCAAAAGGGGAGAGAGGCGCGCAAGGATGCCAATTACAAGGCGACGCTCGAAGAGCTTGGTCGCAAAGGCGATCTGACCTCGAACATCCGTGACAGCCTCGCAACGCTTGAACGTGTCCTTGCCTTCCTTGGCCCGAAGCTGACTCAGACCAGCAAGGAGGTCCGCGACCAGCTCAAGGCTCTGGTGTCCGACGTGCGCTCGCTGACCGATCACCTGGGGTTCATGGCGCAGAAGATCACGTTTCTCCTCGATGCAACCCTTGGCCTGATCAATATTGAGCAGAATGCCATCATCAAGATCTTCTCGGTCGCGGCGGTGGTATTCCTTCCGCCCACTCTGGTCGCGTCGCTATACGGCATGAACTTCGAGTTCATGCCGGAACTCAAATGGACGCTTGGGTATCCTTTTGCCATAGGTCTGATGATCCTGTCCGCTGTTCTTCCGTACTTCTACTTCAAGCGGCGCGGCTGGCTGTAA
- a CDS encoding TOBE domain-containing protein — protein sequence MVHLTVGADEIVARISRSAAGQLAFQPGDAAHAVLKSMSLARDHIAKRTVSYSQPRRLK from the coding sequence ATGGTCCATCTGACCGTTGGTGCGGACGAGATCGTTGCCCGCATCTCCCGCAGCGCCGCCGGGCAATTGGCATTTCAGCCCGGCGATGCGGCCCATGCGGTGCTCAAGTCCATGTCCCTTGCGCGCGACCACATCGCCAAGCGCACCGTCTCTTACAGCCAGCCGCGCCGCTTGAAGTAG
- a CDS encoding universal stress protein → MTDQHQKIVALVDGSIYSASVCDHAAWIASRTGAPVELIHVLGRREASDTHDHSGAIALGARTALMEQLAELDAQRAKLISHRGRAILDDAQALLEKAGVTEVTTRLRLGDIVEAVADVEADARVILIGKRGEAADFAKGHLGSNLERIIRASHKPVFVASRAFKPISKVLVAYDGGASAMKAVDHIARSPLFQGLSVHVVTVGTATPEVTKGLVDASAMLKAAGIEAETSVLPGQPETALAKLVEEAQFDMLVMGAYGHSRIRSLIIGSTTTAMIRSCKVPVVLMR, encoded by the coding sequence ATGACCGACCAACACCAGAAGATCGTCGCCCTCGTTGACGGCTCGATCTATTCCGCCAGCGTTTGCGACCATGCTGCTTGGATCGCCAGCCGCACCGGAGCACCGGTGGAATTGATCCACGTCCTTGGCCGTCGCGAGGCCTCAGACACCCACGACCATTCCGGTGCCATTGCGCTTGGGGCGCGAACGGCCTTGATGGAGCAACTGGCAGAACTGGACGCGCAACGCGCGAAGCTTATCAGCCACCGCGGTCGGGCGATCCTAGACGACGCGCAAGCCCTCTTGGAAAAGGCCGGTGTGACCGAAGTCACCACCAGGCTGCGCCTCGGCGATATCGTCGAAGCGGTCGCCGATGTCGAAGCCGACGCGCGCGTGATCCTGATCGGCAAGCGCGGCGAAGCGGCGGATTTTGCCAAGGGACACCTTGGTTCGAACCTCGAACGCATTATCCGCGCCAGCCACAAACCGGTCTTCGTCGCCTCGCGCGCCTTCAAGCCGATTTCGAAGGTGCTGGTCGCCTATGACGGCGGGGCATCCGCGATGAAAGCCGTTGACCACATCGCGCGCAGCCCGCTGTTTCAGGGACTCTCCGTGCATGTCGTGACCGTGGGCACTGCCACGCCGGAGGTCACCAAGGGCCTGGTCGATGCAAGCGCGATGCTGAAGGCCGCAGGAATCGAAGCGGAAACTTCAGTCCTGCCCGGCCAGCCGGAAACCGCATTGGCCAAGCTGGTGGAGGAAGCGCAGTTCGACATGCTGGTCATGGGGGCCTACGGCCACAGCCGCATCCGCAGCCTCATCATCGGGTCCACCACAACGGCCATGATCCGGTCCTGCAAGGTGCCGGTCGTGCTGATGCGCTGA
- a CDS encoding SulP family inorganic anion transporter, which yields MISLDAYRAQWFGTIRADVLAGLVVALALIPEAIAFSIIAGVDPKVGLYASFSIAVLIAFVGGRPGMISAATAATAVLMVTLVRDHGLQYLLAATVLAGLIQIVAGLLKLGFVMRYVSKSVMTGFVNALAILIFMAQLPELDPTQVTWLTYALVAAGLAIIYLFPYVTKAIPSPLVTILVLTALTMAFGWDVRTVGDMGALPDTLPVFLIPDIPLTLETLLIILPYSIAVAVVGLLESLMTQNIVDDLTDTKSNRNQECIGQGIANTATGFIGGMAGCAMIGQSIINVKSGGRGRLSAFTAGVVLLILVVFLGDWVAQIPMPALVAIMIMVSIGTFSWSSIKNLTLHPRSSSIVMIATVVTVVYTHNLAIGVLVGVLLSGIFFAGKIAQLFKVTSTISKDGRVRTYVVEGQLFYGSVEDFMNAFDFKEALDRVVIDVSAAHIWDISSVQALDMAVLKFRRDGAEVEIIGMNSASETIVDKLATHDKPGAMDKLMAH from the coding sequence ATGATTTCACTCGATGCCTACCGCGCGCAGTGGTTCGGCACCATCCGCGCCGATGTGCTGGCCGGACTTGTCGTTGCGCTGGCCCTCATCCCCGAGGCGATTGCCTTTTCCATTATCGCCGGGGTCGACCCCAAGGTGGGGCTCTACGCCAGCTTTTCCATCGCCGTGCTGATCGCCTTCGTGGGCGGACGGCCCGGGATGATCTCGGCCGCGACGGCCGCAACGGCGGTGCTGATGGTCACGCTGGTTCGCGACCACGGGCTGCAATATCTGCTTGCGGCCACGGTGCTGGCCGGGCTGATCCAGATCGTAGCGGGGCTCCTGAAGCTCGGCTTCGTGATGCGCTATGTCTCGAAGTCGGTGATGACCGGCTTCGTCAACGCGCTGGCCATCCTGATCTTCATGGCGCAGCTCCCGGAACTGGACCCGACCCAGGTCACATGGCTGACCTATGCGCTGGTCGCCGCAGGCCTGGCCATCATCTATCTGTTCCCTTATGTGACCAAGGCGATCCCGTCGCCGCTGGTCACCATCCTGGTGCTGACGGCGCTGACGATGGCCTTCGGCTGGGATGTGCGCACGGTGGGCGACATGGGTGCGCTGCCCGACACGCTGCCGGTGTTCCTGATCCCGGACATCCCCCTGACGCTGGAGACGTTGCTGATCATCCTGCCCTATTCCATCGCCGTCGCGGTGGTGGGCCTCTTGGAAAGCCTGATGACGCAGAACATCGTCGATGACCTGACCGACACCAAGTCGAACCGCAACCAGGAATGCATCGGGCAGGGCATCGCCAACACCGCCACAGGTTTTATCGGCGGCATGGCGGGCTGTGCGATGATCGGGCAGTCAATCATTAACGTGAAGTCGGGCGGTCGTGGCCGGCTGTCGGCCTTCACCGCCGGGGTGGTGCTGCTGATCCTCGTCGTGTTCCTTGGCGACTGGGTGGCGCAGATTCCGATGCCCGCGCTGGTGGCGATCATGATCATGGTCTCGATCGGCACCTTCTCGTGGTCGTCGATCAAGAACCTGACGCTGCACCCGCGCTCCTCCTCCATCGTGATGATCGCGACCGTTGTGACTGTGGTTTACACCCACAATCTGGCCATCGGGGTGCTGGTCGGGGTGCTGCTGTCAGGCATCTTCTTTGCCGGCAAGATCGCGCAGCTCTTCAAGGTAACCTCGACCATCTCGAAGGATGGCCGCGTGCGGACCTATGTCGTCGAGGGGCAGCTTTTCTATGGGTCGGTCGAGGACTTCATGAATGCCTTCGACTTCAAGGAGGCGCTCGATCGCGTGGTGATCGACGTGTCGGCCGCGCATATCTGGGACATCTCTTCCGTGCAGGCGCTGGACATGGCGGTGCTGAAGTTCCGCCGCGACGGGGCCGAGGTCGAGATAATCGGCATGAATTCAGCATCCGAGACCATCGTCGACAAGCTTGCCACGCATGACAAGCCAGGAGCGATGGACAAGCTGATGGCACATTGA
- a CDS encoding DUF932 domain-containing protein codes for MGVVEVLDPVAPRKAGGWKVDVSRGERNGRVSSEWFNRPDDERYLSLDDLWASVKGRSERSRSRVVQTADIRVEAARDSAERLHLVLPKAHEPVAPTHWAFGQLASIVGAPASYLRQLPAPLAGINLQYGLTNHRAEQVKTFETEDGRTELRAVTGPDYGRIHDHELVEAVQRIAGNGTGDTRWKVPGVLDWSTGVYNPDVEISRDTTTLYASDRDVFLFLVDDHNPIEAGRLPDGSPDLYFRGFYCWNSEVGAKTLGMASFYLRAVCQNRNLWGVEDFQEITIRHSKYAASRFAHEAAPALTRFANSSPQGFVNGIKAARQQIVARTDEDRDDFLRKRGFSKAESGKIIEKVLMEEGRPPESIFDFVQGITRLARDKTQQDARLDMEGRAKKLLDRVG; via the coding sequence ATGGGCGTTGTGGAGGTTCTGGATCCGGTCGCACCGAGGAAGGCTGGTGGCTGGAAGGTGGATGTGAGCCGGGGTGAGCGGAACGGGCGGGTGTCGTCCGAGTGGTTCAACCGGCCGGATGATGAGCGGTATCTGTCGCTCGATGATCTTTGGGCATCGGTGAAGGGACGGTCCGAGCGCAGCCGCAGCCGCGTGGTGCAGACGGCTGACATCCGGGTCGAGGCCGCGCGTGACAGCGCCGAGCGGCTGCACCTGGTCCTGCCGAAAGCGCATGAACCTGTCGCGCCCACGCACTGGGCCTTCGGTCAGCTTGCGAGCATCGTCGGCGCTCCGGCCTCCTACCTGCGGCAGCTGCCTGCGCCACTGGCGGGCATCAACCTCCAATACGGTCTGACCAACCACCGCGCCGAGCAGGTCAAGACCTTCGAGACCGAAGATGGTCGCACCGAACTGCGCGCGGTGACCGGCCCCGACTATGGCCGCATCCATGACCATGAACTGGTTGAGGCCGTGCAGCGCATCGCGGGCAATGGCACCGGTGACACGCGCTGGAAGGTGCCGGGCGTGCTTGACTGGTCGACGGGGGTCTACAACCCCGATGTCGAGATCAGCCGCGACACGACCACGCTCTATGCCTCGGACCGCGATGTCTTCCTGTTCCTGGTCGATGACCACAACCCGATCGAGGCGGGTCGGCTGCCCGACGGCTCCCCCGATCTCTACTTCCGGGGCTTCTACTGCTGGAACTCCGAGGTCGGGGCCAAGACCCTCGGCATGGCAAGCTTCTACCTGCGGGCGGTGTGCCAGAACCGCAACCTCTGGGGCGTCGAGGATTTTCAGGAGATCACCATCCGCCACTCGAAATACGCGGCTTCCCGCTTTGCGCATGAGGCGGCCCCGGCGCTGACACGCTTCGCCAATTCCTCGCCGCAGGGCTTCGTGAACGGCATCAAGGCCGCGCGGCAGCAGATCGTCGCGCGGACCGACGAGGACCGGGATGACTTCCTGCGCAAGCGCGGCTTCTCGAAGGCCGAATCCGGCAAGATCATCGAGAAGGTGCTGATGGAAGAAGGCCGCCCGCCCGAAAGCATCTTCGACTTCGTGCAGGGCATCACTCGGCTCGCGCGCGACAAGACCCAGCAGGATGCCCGCCTCGACATGGAAGGGCGCGCCAAGAAGCTCCTCGACCGGGTCGGCTGA
- a CDS encoding JAB domain-containing protein produces MTPQEETIVLEARDILGRYLSQNPVIGSWQALMDYCALTVRGPIERFHVLYLDRKNRIISDELLSTGTVDHVPVYPREVIKRALMLNASALILIHNHPSGDPTPSEADLSMTKEIQKGCRYLGLTLHDHIIVGAGTELSLRALGKL; encoded by the coding sequence ATGACCCCCCAGGAAGAAACCATCGTCCTCGAAGCCCGCGACATCCTCGGCCGCTACCTCAGTCAGAACCCGGTGATCGGCAGCTGGCAGGCGCTGATGGACTATTGTGCGCTCACCGTTCGCGGCCCAATCGAGCGGTTCCACGTGCTCTACCTCGACCGCAAGAACCGCATCATCTCCGATGAGCTCTTGTCGACCGGCACGGTCGACCATGTCCCGGTCTATCCGCGCGAGGTGATCAAGCGAGCGCTGATGCTGAACGCCAGCGCCTTGATCCTGATCCACAACCACCCGTCGGGCGATCCGACGCCCTCGGAGGCCGATCTCAGCATGACCAAGGAGATCCAGAAGGGGTGCAGGTATCTCGGCTTGACGCTGCACGACCACATCATCGTCGGCGCCGGGACTGAGCTGAGCCTACGGGCCCTCGGCAAGCTCTGA
- a CDS encoding DNA repair protein RadC, whose product MFDLPLPIQPTAYARGVPPHFSTGDVDPNHPFALTLSRRAPADLMLGRAAPLVLARFATLADAMLGAIDHADGMATDVTPQLLAILDRDERLVLAGAASDHAVAWCHPVTSAAEARGVVTEASQLRAQAGRATAWGEPDLAQRLRHRADLLDGRLVDPLWRAFAARALQVAA is encoded by the coding sequence ATGTTCGATCTGCCCTTGCCGATCCAGCCGACCGCCTACGCGCGGGGCGTCCCGCCGCATTTTTCAACTGGTGATGTCGACCCCAATCACCCCTTCGCCCTGACCCTGTCGCGCCGCGCACCGGCCGACCTCATGTTGGGCCGGGCCGCGCCGTTGGTCCTCGCGCGCTTTGCGACGCTGGCCGATGCCATGCTGGGCGCGATCGACCATGCCGATGGGATGGCCACGGATGTCACGCCCCAGCTTCTGGCGATCCTCGATCGCGACGAGCGCCTTGTGCTGGCCGGGGCCGCCAGCGACCACGCTGTCGCATGGTGCCACCCGGTGACGAGCGCGGCTGAAGCGCGGGGCGTCGTGACCGAGGCGAGCCAGCTGCGCGCGCAGGCCGGCCGCGCGACTGCCTGGGGCGAGCCGGATCTGGCGCAACGGCTGCGCCACCGCGCCGATCTTCTGGATGGGCGTCTCGTAGACCCGCTCTGGCGCGCCTTTGCCGCCCGGGCGCTGCAAGTCGCTGCCTGA
- a CDS encoding DUF6878 family protein codes for MNLTEPTLAPPMAPPTVDMAQIFAAHAERAARIEALRPGNKDRLFDGLMAAGITHVTVTFDGAGDSGQIESIGAWSGETAVEFPATEIECAALTWDDPEVEMRQLSLEDVVEQLAYDFLSDTHGGWENNDGAWGEFCFDAAARCIHLEFNERFTSSELHTHDF; via the coding sequence ATGAACCTGACTGAACCCACCCTCGCGCCGCCGATGGCCCCCCCGACCGTCGACATGGCGCAGATCTTCGCGGCGCATGCCGAACGTGCTGCCCGCATTGAAGCGCTGCGCCCCGGCAACAAGGATCGCCTGTTTGACGGTCTCATGGCCGCCGGCATCACCCATGTCACCGTGACCTTCGATGGTGCCGGTGACAGCGGCCAGATCGAAAGCATCGGCGCATGGTCGGGCGAGACCGCGGTCGAGTTCCCCGCGACCGAGATCGAGTGTGCCGCGCTGACCTGGGACGACCCCGAGGTCGAGATGCGGCAGCTCTCGCTCGAAGATGTCGTGGAGCAGCTGGCCTACGACTTCCTCTCCGACACCCATGGCGGTTGGGAAAACAACGACGGCGCTTGGGGCGAGTTCTGTTTCGACGCCGCGGCCCGCTGCATCCACCTCGAGTTCAACGAGCGCTTCACCTCGTCCGAACTCCACACACATGATTTCTAA